In Fimbriimonadales bacterium, the following are encoded in one genomic region:
- the lspA gene encoding signal peptidase II — protein sequence MKIKMALKLARFILVVAIFLALDQITKSAIRTNLVPGQSLVVIPGIFELTLVYNTGIAFGLFPNAGIWLAPTAVLVSIAATFGYLYAPPNFRLFSASMMLVTAGAIGNFTDRIFHEGRVTDFIDIKIIHVFNLADFYITLAVVLLFVHWIFVAKHDLATPSAERENEKKETIPPREETESLR from the coding sequence ATGAAAATAAAGATGGCATTGAAATTAGCGCGCTTTATTCTAGTAGTAGCGATTTTCTTAGCGCTCGATCAGATTACGAAATCTGCGATAAGGACGAATCTCGTTCCGGGTCAATCCCTCGTGGTCATTCCGGGGATTTTCGAACTTACGCTCGTTTATAACACAGGCATCGCTTTCGGTTTATTCCCGAATGCCGGGATTTGGCTCGCACCGACCGCAGTACTCGTCTCGATAGCGGCGACATTCGGGTACCTTTATGCCCCCCCTAATTTTCGATTGTTCTCCGCTTCCATGATGTTGGTTACTGCTGGGGCTATCGGGAATTTTACGGACAGGATTTTTCATGAGGGACGCGTAACGGACTTTATCGATATCAAAATCATTCACGTTTTCAATCTGGCAGATTTTTATATCACGCTCGCAGTCGTTTTGTTGTTTGTCCATTGGATATTCGTTGCGAAGCACGATTTGGCGACGCCTTCTGCCGAGAGGGAGAACGAAAAAAAAGAAACAATCCCCCCCAGAGAAGAAACAGAAAGCCTAAGATAG
- a CDS encoding glycoside hydrolase family 172 protein: MKGFLSISDLPLRRIGRSKRISSWDKTGANHDWIPFEPRERKILAEVSGAGIIRHIWFTINHRDRLYLRKMVLRAWWDGEKTPSIETPVGDFFCLGHGIAKSFQNAMFNTVTSAFNESCLGGGVALNCYFPMPFEKGMRIEIENESDERCDSFYYYVDYDELENLEEGMLRFHAQYRQEMPTLVKGGTIASKGKNYWMYMDKKNLTGKENYVILEAKGTGHYVGCNLSVHNIDPTVHIKKFGDEELKVPELTWWGEGDDMFFIDGESWPPSLHGTGSEDYFTQAWGMHDHAYLYAGVSIYEHDSKFPERHATTCYRLHLLDPVIFQKSILFSIEHGHANLQQNNYSSVAYWYQTEPHAAFPVLPLAEERIPRFAIL, encoded by the coding sequence ATGAAGGGATTTTTGTCTATCTCCGATTTACCATTGCGACGAATAGGTCGCTCAAAGCGAATTTCGAGTTGGGATAAGACAGGTGCGAACCACGATTGGATTCCCTTCGAACCACGCGAAAGAAAAATCTTAGCCGAAGTGTCCGGTGCGGGAATCATTCGGCACATCTGGTTCACGATTAATCATCGGGATAGATTGTATCTGCGAAAAATGGTTTTGCGCGCGTGGTGGGATGGAGAAAAAACCCCGAGTATCGAAACGCCGGTAGGAGATTTCTTTTGCTTAGGACACGGCATCGCGAAAAGTTTCCAAAACGCAATGTTCAACACGGTAACGAGCGCATTTAACGAAAGTTGTCTCGGAGGGGGGGTGGCTTTGAACTGTTATTTCCCGATGCCTTTCGAAAAAGGAATGCGAATCGAAATCGAAAACGAAAGTGACGAACGCTGCGATAGCTTTTATTATTATGTAGACTACGACGAGCTCGAAAATCTGGAAGAAGGGATGTTACGGTTCCATGCCCAATATCGTCAAGAGATGCCTACACTGGTAAAAGGAGGCACAATCGCAAGCAAAGGCAAAAATTATTGGATGTACATGGACAAGAAAAACTTAACCGGAAAAGAGAACTATGTTATTCTCGAAGCGAAAGGTACGGGACATTATGTGGGATGCAATTTAAGCGTCCACAACATAGACCCGACGGTGCATATTAAAAAATTCGGAGACGAGGAATTGAAAGTCCCCGAATTGACGTGGTGGGGGGAAGGCGACGACATGTTTTTTATTGACGGTGAATCCTGGCCTCCGAGTTTGCATGGAACGGGAAGCGAAGATTATTTCACGCAAGCATGGGGAATGCACGACCATGCATACCTTTATGCCGGTGTATCTATTTATGAACATGATTCGAAATTTCCAGAACGCCATGCAACGACTTGCTATCGCCTGCATCTGCTCGATCCAGTGATTTTCCAAAAGAGCATTCTCTTCAGTATCGAACACGGTCATGCGAATTTACAGCAGAACAATTATTCTTCGGTCGCGTATTGGTATCAAACGGAACCGCATGCCGCTTTCCCCGTTCTTCCACTCGCTGAAGAACGGATTCCGAGATTTGCAATATTGTAA
- a CDS encoding phage Gp37/Gp68 family protein, whose protein sequence is MAGVSEIEWTEMTWNPVTGCTKVSQGCKHCYAERFAKRLKAMGVKQYENGFKITLHPELLDVPLKWKKPRFIFVNSMSDLFHEKVPFEFIQKVFRTMCECTWHTFQVLTKRSDRLKEIASLLPWPNNVWMGVSVEDERVLYRVHDLLQTPARVKFLSCEPLIGPLDDLPLDGIHWVIVGGESGPKARPMKKEWVISIYRQCRQANVPFFFKQWGGVRKDLTGRRLNGRIYNEMPEPINL, encoded by the coding sequence ATGGCTGGTGTTAGCGAGATTGAATGGACCGAAATGACATGGAACCCTGTAACAGGCTGTACTAAGGTCAGTCAGGGTTGTAAACATTGTTATGCTGAAAGATTCGCAAAGCGCCTCAAAGCAATGGGAGTAAAGCAGTATGAAAACGGATTTAAGATAACGCTTCATCCCGAACTTTTGGATGTTCCATTAAAATGGAAAAAGCCCCGTTTTATATTCGTAAATTCTATGAGCGATTTGTTTCACGAAAAAGTTCCATTTGAATTCATTCAGAAGGTTTTCAGGACAATGTGTGAGTGCACATGGCATACATTTCAAGTTCTCACAAAAAGAAGTGATCGCCTAAAAGAGATTGCTTCATTACTTCCCTGGCCAAATAATGTTTGGATGGGTGTCAGCGTGGAAGATGAGCGAGTTTTATACAGAGTACATGACCTTCTTCAAACACCAGCACGAGTAAAATTCCTATCATGTGAGCCTCTTATAGGACCACTCGATGATTTACCGCTTGATGGAATCCATTGGGTAATCGTGGGAGGAGAATCAGGACCAAAAGCCCGGCCTATGAAAAAAGAGTGGGTAATTTCAATTTATAGACAGTGCCGTCAAGCAAATGTCCCATTTTTTTTCAAGCAATGGGGTGGAGTACGAAAAGATCTAACCGGCAGACGATTAAACGGGAGAATCTACAACGAAATGCCAGAACCGATAAACCTATAA
- a CDS encoding Mrp/NBP35 family ATP-binding protein, whose amino-acid sequence MSVTEEKVLNALRTVIDPDLKRDIVSLGFVKDVRICDGKVAFKIELTTPACPVKDELREQSKNAVLALDGVSDVSIEMSAVVRQSMQSEDLLPGVKNVIAVASGKGGVGKSTVAVNLSVALAKTGAEVGLLDADVYGPTVPLLMGCAKEKPSVENGKIIPIERYNIKMMSLGFLLEEGQAVLWRGPMVAGTVKQLLGDVAWGGLDYLVVDLPPGTGDAPMSLAQLVPLTGVVIVATPQDVAANIASKSVALFERLKTPILGVIENMSSFVCPECGKETKIFKGLSGKELAEQFHVPFLGSIPLDPFISDAGDEGVPSIIAHPSRTQAKLFHEIAGRLAAEVSKAAASRE is encoded by the coding sequence ATGTCCGTTACAGAAGAAAAAGTTCTAAACGCATTGCGCACAGTTATAGACCCTGATCTGAAGAGGGACATCGTAAGTTTAGGGTTCGTAAAAGACGTTCGGATTTGCGATGGAAAAGTCGCATTCAAAATCGAACTGACGACACCTGCATGCCCGGTAAAAGACGAACTTAGAGAGCAAAGCAAAAACGCTGTTCTCGCATTGGATGGCGTGAGCGATGTCTCCATCGAGATGAGCGCGGTCGTCCGTCAGTCTATGCAGTCGGAGGATTTGCTGCCTGGAGTCAAGAACGTCATCGCAGTCGCCTCGGGAAAGGGGGGGGTAGGAAAAAGCACAGTGGCGGTTAATTTATCCGTAGCGTTGGCGAAGACCGGTGCAGAAGTGGGTCTCCTGGATGCAGACGTGTATGGACCCACAGTGCCTCTACTCATGGGCTGTGCGAAAGAAAAACCATCGGTCGAAAACGGAAAAATCATTCCTATCGAGCGATACAACATCAAAATGATGTCGCTGGGATTTTTATTGGAGGAAGGGCAAGCCGTATTATGGCGAGGTCCTATGGTTGCAGGAACGGTAAAGCAATTATTAGGAGACGTAGCATGGGGGGGGCTCGACTATCTCGTCGTGGATTTGCCTCCCGGAACGGGTGATGCCCCGATGTCTTTGGCGCAACTCGTTCCTTTAACGGGTGTCGTGATTGTCGCCACACCGCAAGACGTCGCCGCGAACATCGCAAGCAAATCCGTTGCGCTGTTCGAGCGTTTGAAAACTCCGATTTTGGGTGTAATCGAAAACATGTCTTCCTTCGTCTGCCCGGAATGCGGCAAAGAAACCAAAATTTTCAAAGGCTTGAGCGGAAAAGAGTTAGCGGAGCAATTCCATGTACCCTTTTTAGGTTCCATCCCGTTAGACCCCTTTATCAGCGATGCAGGCGACGAGGGAGTGCCGAGCATAATCGCTCACCCGAGCCGTACCCAGGCGAAACTATTTCATGAAATCGCAGGCAGATTGGCAGCAGAAGTGAGCAAAGCTGCTGCCTCGCGGGAATAA
- the ileS gene encoding isoleucine--tRNA ligase yields MDFKATLNLPNPAFTIPMKADLPHREPEIQQYWKEIGVYYLIQKKREGAKKFILHDGPPYTNSPIHMGTALNKSLKDFVVKYKTLRGFLAPYVPGYDNHGLPIEMAIQRKKGKNLSPDEMRKECRKHAEEYAEIQTKQFQRLAVFGEWEKPYKTMDYGYEATIVRAFAKLAEQGYIYRDLRPTHWSIYSQTALAETELVYEEYTSKAIYVRFPLLKDPKGIFANFPSNRIYGLIWTTTPWTIPGNLALAFHPDLEYALVESEGDFYLLYSGLIEKVFEDIGKTPGKKVLSVKGRELEEVVFKHPIFDRESIGVLADYVNTEEGTGVVHTAPGHGEEDFHTGRKYNLPILCPVNEAGVFTEEAGEFAGLHIHEADEVIPKRLAEEGNLIKVYDYRHSYPYSERDKHPVIFRTTEQWFLKVDHLNLRKRALEAISQVKWFPPSGRERITAMVSTRPDWCLSRQRIWGVGLPIVYGVPSGKPVLDSRIMERAAQIVEKGGSEAWFTTPLEEILPQGFRHPETGETEFRKETDVLDVWFDSGITHLAVLDWNYGNWKNLESPADLYLEGSDQHRGWFNSSLITAMALCNHPPYRQVLTHGWVVDEKGRRMSKSLGNVVDPVDVANHHGADILRLWAASVDYTEDVSCSNKIIEQIGDVYRRIRNTFRFLLANLYDYNPKNSYNLINPLDKWAVFQMRLLEKKCCDAYDVYDFREVTSTLHNFCAREMSAFYLDAIKDRMYCDPADSPSRRSAQRACYEILMSLVKLIAPILPHTCEEVYRKIPSLESKETVFLEVIEPIEDEEAKRIENSELFSRMKEFLRFKDRLYAELEAWKNTSGVKDMQDIYVKVYAPKKSLDVLKTFGDELPTILRVSWLELHDSEEERFEFAASEFAKCERCRLRRPDVEDVNGVPLCKRDRMLAASISK; encoded by the coding sequence GTGGACTTCAAAGCGACGTTGAATCTTCCCAATCCCGCTTTCACGATTCCCATGAAGGCGGATTTGCCGCATCGTGAGCCGGAGATACAACAGTATTGGAAAGAAATCGGCGTTTATTATTTGATTCAAAAAAAGCGCGAGGGCGCAAAAAAATTTATTTTGCACGACGGCCCACCGTACACGAATAGTCCTATTCATATGGGAACAGCGCTCAATAAATCTCTTAAAGATTTCGTCGTGAAATATAAAACGTTGCGCGGTTTCCTCGCGCCTTATGTCCCTGGATACGACAATCATGGACTTCCGATCGAAATGGCGATTCAGCGTAAAAAAGGAAAAAATCTCTCGCCCGATGAAATGCGCAAAGAATGCCGAAAGCATGCAGAAGAATATGCAGAAATCCAAACGAAACAATTTCAGAGATTAGCGGTTTTCGGTGAGTGGGAAAAGCCATATAAAACGATGGATTATGGTTACGAGGCGACGATCGTTCGCGCGTTCGCAAAGCTCGCGGAACAAGGATATATATATAGAGATTTACGACCGACACATTGGTCAATTTATAGTCAAACAGCGCTCGCAGAAACGGAATTAGTCTACGAAGAGTACACATCCAAAGCGATTTACGTTCGCTTTCCGTTATTGAAAGACCCTAAAGGAATTTTTGCGAATTTCCCATCGAATCGTATCTATGGTTTGATTTGGACGACGACTCCCTGGACGATTCCGGGAAATCTCGCGCTCGCGTTCCATCCCGATTTGGAATATGCTTTGGTGGAAAGCGAAGGCGATTTTTATTTGTTGTATTCCGGTCTCATCGAAAAGGTTTTCGAGGATATAGGGAAAACGCCTGGTAAAAAAGTATTGAGCGTGAAAGGGCGTGAACTCGAGGAGGTGGTGTTTAAACATCCAATTTTTGATAGAGAATCCATCGGTGTCCTTGCGGATTATGTGAATACGGAAGAAGGAACAGGAGTCGTTCATACAGCACCAGGACATGGTGAAGAGGATTTCCATACAGGCAGAAAATACAATCTCCCTATTCTTTGCCCCGTGAACGAAGCGGGTGTATTCACGGAAGAAGCAGGAGAATTCGCAGGATTACATATTCACGAAGCCGATGAAGTCATTCCGAAAAGACTCGCAGAGGAAGGGAACTTAATCAAAGTCTACGATTATCGCCACAGCTATCCGTATAGCGAACGCGATAAGCATCCCGTCATTTTCCGCACGACCGAACAATGGTTTCTCAAAGTAGACCATTTGAATTTGAGAAAACGCGCACTCGAAGCGATTTCGCAAGTGAAATGGTTCCCCCCCTCGGGAAGAGAGCGCATCACGGCGATGGTTTCGACAAGACCGGATTGGTGTCTTTCTCGACAGAGAATATGGGGGGTCGGCTTGCCGATTGTATACGGTGTTCCGTCGGGGAAACCTGTGTTGGATTCTCGAATTATGGAACGCGCGGCGCAAATCGTCGAAAAAGGCGGATCCGAGGCTTGGTTTACCACTCCCTTAGAAGAAATTCTTCCACAAGGATTTCGTCATCCAGAAACCGGTGAAACGGAATTCCGAAAAGAAACCGACGTTTTAGATGTTTGGTTCGATAGTGGAATTACTCATCTCGCTGTTTTGGATTGGAATTATGGAAACTGGAAAAACTTGGAATCGCCAGCAGATTTATACTTAGAAGGAAGCGACCAGCATCGAGGTTGGTTCAACAGCAGTTTGATAACGGCTATGGCGCTTTGCAATCACCCCCCCTATCGTCAGGTGCTGACACACGGATGGGTGGTTGATGAAAAAGGTCGCAGGATGTCGAAATCCCTGGGAAACGTCGTAGACCCTGTAGACGTCGCGAATCATCATGGGGCGGATATTTTGCGCTTGTGGGCTGCAAGTGTGGATTATACGGAGGATGTTTCCTGCAGTAATAAAATCATCGAACAAATTGGCGATGTTTATAGAAGAATTCGCAACACGTTTCGGTTCCTTTTGGCGAATCTTTATGATTACAACCCGAAAAATTCCTATAATCTAATAAACCCGTTAGACAAATGGGCTGTTTTTCAGATGAGGCTTTTAGAGAAAAAATGCTGCGACGCGTACGATGTTTATGATTTTCGTGAAGTTACTTCAACGCTCCATAATTTTTGTGCACGAGAGATGAGTGCGTTTTATTTAGACGCGATAAAGGATAGGATGTATTGCGACCCGGCAGATTCTCCGAGCCGCAGAAGTGCACAAAGAGCGTGTTATGAAATATTGATGAGTCTCGTTAAACTCATCGCTCCGATATTGCCGCACACGTGTGAAGAAGTGTATAGGAAAATCCCTTCCCTCGAGAGCAAAGAAACTGTTTTCTTAGAGGTTATCGAACCTATCGAGGACGAGGAAGCGAAACGAATAGAAAACTCAGAGCTCTTTTCCCGAATGAAGGAGTTTCTTCGTTTCAAAGACCGGCTTTATGCGGAACTCGAAGCATGGAAGAACACTTCCGGTGTAAAGGACATGCAGGATATCTATGTAAAAGTCTATGCTCCGAAAAAGAGCCTCGATGTCCTTAAAACTTTTGGGGATGAATTGCCGACCATCTTGCGTGTAAGTTGGTTGGAATTGCACGATTCTGAGGAGGAAAGGTTCGAATTCGCGGCTTCGGAATTTGCAAAATGCGAGCGATGTAGATTGCGCCGACCAGATGTCGAAGATGTAAACGGAGTTCCGCTTTGCAAGCGAGACAGAATGCTCGCGGCGTCAATCTCCAAATGA
- a CDS encoding M28 family metallopeptidase, producing MVGTLVSFFVALSPVQNIEKMLEEISPQRLRETVEKLASFHTRNTLSPELTKACEWIAEEYRKIPGLQVEIMRYTLPKGRRVPEDKEVVQVIARLPGEDDKIILLGGHIDSLNLREDPITGRAPGANDDGSGTALALELARVMAKHKWKHTLVFCAFSGEEQGLHGARAFAKKAKAEGWKIEAVFNNDTVGSSGNLNGQKDPKRVRIFSEESENHQSRELARWIEWLTRDSDFNIKLVFRRDRFGRSGDHVPFNEEGYTAVRFVEVHEEYTRQHTENDLPEHMDFEYLANVARVNLLAMASLANAGEQPTDVRMEMRQGHDTTLTWKATPGVKYVVYWRETTSPVWQNVKHVGETNHITIEKVNKDDHIFAVGAEGGIPVVIR from the coding sequence ATGGTAGGAACTTTAGTTTCGTTTTTTGTTGCACTTTCTCCGGTACAAAATATCGAGAAAATGCTCGAAGAGATTAGCCCTCAGCGTCTGCGTGAAACCGTAGAAAAATTGGCTTCCTTTCATACTCGAAACACCCTTTCACCGGAATTGACTAAAGCATGCGAGTGGATTGCAGAAGAGTATCGAAAAATCCCTGGATTGCAAGTCGAAATTATGCGGTACACACTTCCGAAGGGAAGGCGCGTTCCCGAAGATAAAGAAGTCGTTCAAGTGATTGCGCGTCTGCCAGGGGAGGATGACAAAATCATTCTCTTGGGGGGGCACATAGATTCTTTGAATTTGCGCGAAGACCCGATTACTGGACGCGCCCCTGGAGCGAACGATGACGGTAGTGGCACCGCGCTGGCGTTAGAACTCGCACGAGTTATGGCGAAACACAAGTGGAAACATACTTTGGTGTTTTGCGCGTTTAGCGGAGAAGAACAAGGACTTCATGGAGCACGCGCCTTTGCTAAAAAGGCAAAAGCCGAAGGATGGAAAATCGAAGCAGTGTTCAATAACGACACGGTGGGTTCGAGTGGAAATCTAAACGGACAAAAAGATCCCAAACGAGTTCGAATATTCAGCGAAGAATCCGAAAATCATCAAAGTCGTGAACTCGCGCGATGGATAGAATGGCTAACGAGAGATTCCGATTTCAATATAAAGTTAGTTTTTCGCAGAGACCGCTTCGGTCGCTCAGGAGACCATGTTCCTTTTAATGAAGAGGGTTATACGGCGGTGCGTTTCGTGGAAGTGCATGAGGAATACACGAGGCAGCATACGGAAAACGATTTGCCGGAACACATGGATTTCGAATATTTAGCGAATGTCGCTCGGGTGAATTTACTTGCGATGGCATCTCTTGCTAATGCCGGTGAGCAACCGACAGATGTTCGCATGGAAATGCGACAAGGACACGACACGACGCTTACTTGGAAAGCGACACCTGGTGTGAAATACGTCGTGTATTGGAGAGAAACAACGAGCCCGGTTTGGCAGAATGTGAAACACGTAGGAGAGACTAATCATATCACGATAGAAAAAGTTAATAAAGACGACCATATTTTCGCAGTCGGTGCGGAGGGGGGGATTCCCGTCGTTATAAGATAA
- a CDS encoding carbohydrate binding domain-containing protein, with amino-acid sequence MTASKMPEQFEYRWVYVTGNLQVNENVERVISIMKRAKNAGYNGIVLADFKLSILDRVPKQYFENIEKVKQAAKQLELDIYPPVFSIGYSEGLLSHDPNLVEGLPVYDAIFVARERYAELAKEEQPLPKNLDFEEATGDKFAGWEFQDDIGLSTFADSRIVHHGARSLRMENIGQVNPHGNARVHQLVEVKPWKQYHISVWIKTENFDRAGNARIAVLTREGKSLDFTSLGVRPTQDWKEHHVVFNSRDNTSVRIYFGVWGGNNGKIWWDDARMEQVGLLNVIRREGCPLTVRSESGIEYVEGRDFETVIDERMGTVPWPGGYEVYHEPPRLRLTPNSRIKQGERLKVSFYHAITVYQGQVCICLSEPKTYSLLQQELSNVKNVLDPKGYFMSHDEIRVANWCKTCIARKLTPGQLLADNVKRCIEMIRSASPNARVFVWSDMFDPYHNARGDYYLVNGSWEGSWLGLPKEVIIVNWNFVERKKSLPFFASRGHKQILAGYYDGEVESIKKWLEDAASVSGVVGVMYTTWRGDYSNLEAFAKAAWGTVERREAR; translated from the coding sequence TTGACTGCATCGAAAATGCCCGAACAGTTCGAATATCGTTGGGTATATGTGACGGGGAATCTTCAAGTAAACGAAAACGTCGAGAGAGTGATCAGTATCATGAAGCGGGCGAAAAATGCGGGATATAACGGAATCGTTTTGGCCGATTTCAAACTCTCTATTCTCGACCGAGTACCGAAGCAGTACTTCGAAAACATAGAAAAAGTAAAGCAAGCGGCAAAACAACTCGAACTTGATATTTATCCCCCAGTTTTTTCCATTGGATATTCCGAAGGGCTTTTATCCCACGACCCTAATCTCGTCGAAGGACTACCGGTTTACGATGCGATATTCGTAGCGCGAGAGAGATACGCTGAACTCGCTAAAGAAGAGCAGCCTCTTCCAAAGAATTTGGATTTCGAAGAAGCGACAGGAGATAAATTCGCCGGCTGGGAATTTCAGGACGATATAGGGCTTTCGACATTCGCCGATTCGCGAATCGTCCATCACGGCGCTCGTTCCTTGCGCATGGAAAACATCGGGCAAGTGAACCCTCACGGAAATGCTCGAGTGCATCAACTTGTCGAAGTGAAGCCTTGGAAGCAATATCATATTTCTGTTTGGATTAAAACGGAAAACTTCGACCGAGCAGGGAATGCGCGCATTGCCGTGCTCACAAGAGAGGGAAAGTCGCTCGATTTCACTTCGCTCGGTGTGCGGCCAACGCAGGATTGGAAAGAGCATCATGTCGTTTTTAACAGCAGAGACAATACGAGTGTGCGGATTTACTTCGGAGTTTGGGGGGGGAATAACGGAAAAATTTGGTGGGACGATGCGCGTATGGAGCAGGTGGGGCTGCTCAACGTAATTCGACGCGAAGGTTGTCCTCTGACCGTTCGAAGCGAGAGCGGAATCGAATACGTAGAGGGCAGGGATTTCGAAACCGTCATAGATGAAAGAATGGGAACAGTCCCCTGGCCCGGAGGATACGAAGTCTATCACGAACCTCCACGCCTTCGATTGACTCCGAACTCGCGAATAAAACAAGGAGAGCGACTGAAAGTGAGTTTTTATCACGCGATTACAGTTTATCAAGGGCAGGTATGTATCTGCTTGAGTGAGCCGAAGACTTATTCCTTATTGCAACAAGAGTTGTCGAACGTGAAGAACGTTCTCGACCCAAAAGGTTATTTTATGTCTCATGATGAAATTCGAGTCGCCAATTGGTGCAAAACGTGTATCGCGCGTAAACTCACCCCAGGTCAACTTCTCGCGGATAATGTAAAAAGATGCATCGAGATGATTCGAAGTGCGTCTCCGAATGCGAGAGTTTTCGTTTGGAGTGATATGTTCGACCCTTATCATAATGCGCGTGGAGATTATTATCTCGTAAATGGTTCGTGGGAAGGTTCATGGCTCGGGTTGCCGAAAGAGGTCATTATCGTGAATTGGAATTTCGTTGAGCGCAAAAAGAGTTTGCCATTCTTTGCATCGCGAGGGCATAAGCAAATTCTCGCTGGATATTATGATGGAGAAGTGGAAAGCATCAAAAAGTGGCTCGAAGATGCCGCCTCGGTTTCCGGAGTAGTCGGTGTAATGTATACGACGTGGCGAGGGGATTATTCGAACCTCGAGGCTTTTGCAAAAGCAGCCTGGGGAACTGTCGAGCGCCGTGAGGCGCGATGA
- the tcmP gene encoding three-Cys-motif partner protein TcmP, whose amino-acid sequence MTFQVSEPPSAEYGGNWTRDKLDRLKRYLHPYQQILKGEKYGNFFNTIYVDAFAGCGKVYIKKGNVTEQSDFEEFHEPETKEFVEGSAKIALGIDPPFDEYIFIDKSKQRTKELKQLLENYGRGGQVINQDANSWLQNWCDSTDWNRTRAVVFLDPWGMQVEWETIKKLASTKAVDMWWLFPLGMGVLRLLDRDKMPTKAREKRLTKTFGNEDWKEKLYIKKKENTLFGVEEQIVRDADLETLKNYILEKLSSVFVRVAPNPLVLRNSRNAPLYLLCFAASNVKGAKTAVKIASHILGR is encoded by the coding sequence ATGACATTCCAAGTTAGCGAACCTCCAAGTGCGGAATATGGTGGAAATTGGACAAGAGATAAACTTGATCGTCTCAAAAGATACTTACATCCTTATCAGCAAATTCTTAAAGGCGAGAAATATGGTAACTTTTTTAACACGATTTATGTTGACGCCTTCGCTGGATGTGGCAAGGTATACATAAAAAAAGGAAATGTAACTGAACAATCGGATTTTGAAGAATTTCATGAACCCGAAACAAAGGAGTTCGTCGAAGGCAGCGCTAAAATTGCTCTCGGTATTGACCCCCCCTTCGATGAATATATCTTCATCGACAAAAGTAAACAACGTACAAAAGAATTAAAACAACTTTTGGAAAATTATGGACGGGGAGGTCAAGTCATAAATCAAGATGCAAACTCATGGTTGCAAAATTGGTGTGACTCTACGGACTGGAATCGAACGAGAGCAGTTGTGTTCTTAGATCCATGGGGAATGCAGGTCGAATGGGAAACAATTAAAAAATTGGCATCAACTAAGGCAGTCGACATGTGGTGGCTGTTTCCACTCGGTATGGGTGTCTTGCGCTTGCTTGACAGAGATAAAATGCCTACAAAAGCACGAGAAAAACGATTAACAAAGACGTTCGGCAACGAAGATTGGAAAGAAAAATTGTACATCAAGAAAAAAGAGAATACGCTCTTCGGAGTTGAAGAACAGATAGTAAGAGACGCCGATTTAGAAACTCTAAAAAATTACATTCTAGAAAAACTCAGCTCAGTGTTCGTTAGAGTAGCTCCGAACCCGCTCGTTCTCCGCAATTCGAGAAATGCACCACTTTATCTACTTTGCTTTGCGGCATCAAATGTGAAAGGAGCAAAGACAGCCGTTAAAATTGCAAGTCATATTCTTGGGAGGTAA
- a CDS encoding secondary thiamine-phosphate synthase enzyme YjbQ, giving the protein MVRTHRFSLQTKGNDDMHDITPFVEEAIASGAISSGIATVFVVGSTAAITTIEYEPGLQKDMAAAMERIAPKDAYYAHEERWGDDNGHAHIRASLVGPALVVPFTEKKLALGTWQQIVLIDFDTRPRSRTIIVQTLGE; this is encoded by the coding sequence ATGGTAAGAACGCATCGTTTCTCCCTGCAAACGAAAGGCAATGACGATATGCATGACATAACGCCCTTCGTCGAGGAAGCAATAGCGAGCGGCGCGATAAGCTCTGGAATCGCGACAGTCTTCGTAGTCGGCTCAACCGCTGCGATAACGACCATCGAATACGAACCGGGGTTACAAAAGGATATGGCGGCTGCGATGGAAAGAATCGCACCTAAAGACGCTTATTACGCACATGAAGAGCGCTGGGGAGACGATAACGGACATGCTCATATCCGTGCTTCCTTAGTCGGACCTGCGCTCGTCGTTCCTTTTACCGAGAAGAAACTCGCTCTCGGTACTTGGCAGCAGATCGTCCTTATCGATTTCGACACTCGCCCACGCTCGCGAACGATCATCGTGCAAACGTTAGGGGAGTAA